In one window of Pseudoalteromonas espejiana DSM 9414 DNA:
- a CDS encoding TonB-dependent receptor domain-containing protein, with protein MLNNKVSKAVRLAIAFSAASTAVYSTSSFSAEAGAEQVERIQVTGSRIKRVDMEGPSPVQVFNKVTIEASGTETIADFLIKSNIAGPGIDTADDTLAQGGGEASFATKGLGADYTIFLVNGNRLPGTPTGGSASPDINQIPIAAVERIEYLSDGASAIYGADAVAGVINIITKKDFEGLNISAQYGQSAEGDAGTTSLQMVTGISSERGNVMFSADFYKRESVKATDRPLIGSAISPTGTDGRSPTGFPGTWIETDFSESFPVSGCPEESVRPTTIVDSGTECSYDFATLYQAFPYIEKFNIFTRGEYNVSDDLSIWAEGRTSRTQTEVRNGAAPAPFTLVGADNEENPYGRDMYMIRRTVEAGPRARDQVNSTTGFATGLDYSLTDDIYLDAKYQKSWARQSSVGVGGQISKQALTDAIASGDIKLTSANTFEDFEAVSVATHRQGEFEEQIMNIGLSGMLPIELGDEAIGFALGAEIREEQYFDVTDIAQQSQDIAGGAASNGRGSKDTDSFYLELNARPIEMVEISAAVRNDSIETTLSDLGSETTYKLAIAVRPTDTLLIRTSYGTGFKAPTLGDLYLDESFGVVKAIDTQACDADPTQCSTREIRSLSGGNPELKPETSKSYGLGFAWDVDFVEGLSVTADYWNFEVSDKIGSLGVQEILNNESDYPDLVNRIGGRVAHPDAYVKSNLQNLAEQSGSGIDYNVNYTFDTSLGVVVSGVRASQLLSSEEQTSAIQPLCEEKGTTSEAEWSSSFYASVTNDNWGANLNVRYVGETVDHEGGLTSGTCDFAKPETRLEVDSYTQVDLSGHYYVTESVKFSAGVRNLFDEEPPFSTVASGGWPWYDQSLYDNMGRFYYTKIELTF; from the coding sequence ATGCTAAACAATAAAGTTTCAAAAGCAGTGCGCTTAGCGATTGCTTTTAGTGCAGCTTCTACAGCTGTATATTCGACAAGCTCATTTTCAGCGGAAGCTGGTGCTGAGCAAGTGGAGCGCATTCAAGTAACAGGCTCTAGGATTAAACGTGTTGATATGGAAGGTCCTAGCCCCGTTCAAGTTTTTAACAAAGTTACCATAGAGGCATCAGGCACTGAGACAATCGCAGACTTTTTAATAAAGTCAAACATTGCAGGTCCTGGTATTGATACAGCGGACGACACATTAGCTCAAGGCGGTGGTGAGGCTAGTTTCGCTACTAAAGGGTTAGGTGCTGATTACACTATTTTCTTGGTTAATGGTAATCGCTTACCAGGAACACCTACCGGTGGAAGCGCTAGTCCGGATATAAACCAAATTCCTATCGCCGCAGTTGAGCGTATAGAATATTTATCAGATGGAGCTTCGGCAATATATGGTGCTGATGCTGTAGCCGGTGTTATCAATATAATAACGAAGAAAGATTTTGAAGGTCTTAACATTTCTGCTCAGTATGGCCAATCTGCAGAAGGTGATGCAGGAACAACATCTTTGCAGATGGTAACTGGTATCTCTTCTGAACGTGGTAATGTTATGTTTTCGGCTGATTTTTACAAGCGTGAGTCTGTAAAAGCTACTGATAGACCGTTAATTGGAAGCGCGATTTCACCTACTGGTACTGACGGTAGAAGTCCAACTGGCTTTCCTGGTACATGGATAGAAACAGATTTCTCAGAATCATTCCCAGTATCTGGTTGTCCTGAAGAAAGTGTACGCCCAACTACTATTGTTGATAGTGGAACAGAGTGTTCTTATGATTTTGCGACACTTTATCAAGCATTCCCATACATAGAAAAGTTTAATATCTTTACTCGTGGTGAGTATAATGTTTCGGATGATCTAAGTATTTGGGCTGAAGGGCGTACAAGTAGAACTCAAACAGAAGTTAGAAACGGTGCGGCACCAGCGCCATTTACATTAGTTGGTGCTGATAACGAGGAAAACCCTTACGGTAGAGACATGTACATGATTCGCCGTACTGTTGAAGCAGGACCTAGAGCCCGTGATCAGGTAAATTCGACAACTGGGTTTGCTACCGGACTAGATTACTCACTAACGGATGATATATACCTTGATGCCAAGTACCAAAAAAGTTGGGCACGCCAATCAAGCGTAGGTGTTGGTGGACAAATATCTAAACAAGCGTTAACTGATGCAATTGCATCTGGTGACATTAAACTAACCAGTGCTAACACATTTGAAGATTTTGAAGCTGTTTCAGTTGCTACACACCGTCAGGGTGAGTTTGAAGAGCAGATAATGAACATTGGCCTTTCTGGCATGTTGCCTATAGAGCTTGGCGATGAAGCAATAGGCTTTGCTCTTGGTGCTGAAATTCGTGAAGAACAATACTTCGACGTAACAGACATTGCACAGCAATCACAAGATATAGCTGGTGGTGCGGCATCTAATGGTCGAGGAAGTAAAGATACTGATTCATTTTATTTAGAGCTTAACGCTCGTCCTATTGAAATGGTTGAAATTTCTGCAGCTGTTCGTAATGACTCTATTGAAACTACTCTTTCCGATTTAGGTTCTGAAACAACTTACAAACTAGCTATTGCTGTAAGACCAACAGACACGCTTTTAATCCGTACTTCATACGGTACTGGTTTTAAAGCGCCTACATTAGGTGATTTATACTTAGATGAAAGTTTTGGTGTTGTTAAGGCAATAGATACCCAAGCTTGTGATGCTGATCCTACTCAGTGTTCAACTCGCGAAATTCGCTCATTGAGTGGAGGCAACCCTGAACTCAAACCTGAAACTTCTAAAAGCTATGGCTTAGGTTTTGCTTGGGATGTAGATTTTGTAGAAGGTTTGTCTGTAACAGCAGATTATTGGAATTTTGAAGTTTCAGATAAAATCGGATCTTTAGGCGTTCAAGAAATCCTAAATAACGAAAGTGATTACCCTGATCTAGTAAATAGAATTGGTGGTCGAGTTGCTCACCCTGATGCTTATGTAAAGTCAAATTTACAAAATCTGGCAGAGCAGAGTGGGTCAGGCATTGATTACAATGTTAATTACACTTTTGATACATCGTTAGGTGTGGTTGTTTCAGGTGTAAGAGCTTCACAACTTTTAAGTTCTGAAGAGCAAACATCAGCAATTCAACCTTTATGTGAAGAAAAAGGCACTACCTCTGAAGCTGAATGGTCTTCTAGTTTCTACGCTAGCGTCACTAACGATAACTGGGGTGCTAATTTAAACGTTCGCTATGTAGGTGAAACAGTCGATCATGAAGGTGGTTTAACGTCAGGGACTTGTGATTTTGCGAAACCAGAAACCCGTCTTGAGGTAGATAGCTATACTCAGGTGGATTTATCTGGCCATTACTACGTAACTGAATCAGTAAAATTCTCTGCAGGTGTCAGGAATTTATTTGATGAAGAGCCTCCATTCTCAACAGTTGCATCAGGTGGTTGGCCTTGGTACGACCAATCATTATATGACAACATGGGGCGTTTCTACTATACAAAAATTGAGCTAACTTTTTAA
- a CDS encoding H-NS family nucleoid-associated regulatory protein, translating to MKEVRSFIKTASLPELEKAQQLIGDAIAKYTEQLQAKQEVLDLLKEKGLTLEDLQDGTSDKRTKVKAKYRIEIDGEVIEWTGRGRRPKAFEGVDLQKHLA from the coding sequence ATGAAAGAAGTTCGATCTTTTATTAAAACAGCATCTTTACCAGAGCTAGAAAAAGCACAACAATTAATTGGTGATGCAATTGCAAAATATACTGAGCAGCTACAAGCTAAACAGGAAGTTTTGGATCTTTTAAAAGAAAAAGGACTTACGTTAGAAGATTTACAAGACGGCACATCAGATAAACGTACTAAAGTAAAAGCTAAGTATCGAATTGAAATTGATGGCGAGGTTATTGAATGGACTGGCCGCGGTCGTCGCCCTAAAGCGTTTGAAGGTGTTGATTTACAAAAGCACTTAGCCTAA